Proteins found in one Channa argus isolate prfri chromosome 7, Channa argus male v1.0, whole genome shotgun sequence genomic segment:
- the cspg5a gene encoding chondroitin sulfate proteoglycan 5 isoform X3: MQGKEASFCTGSWRLLSCVLALHLIPPSVSGNVVPFNVTDLDSMTNTSLFSDEEGPVKVNEVTAAAAEMSTSVSPDTLDPVTPRATHSPHTGEEEEQSSGMFVETVAPVVEEVSVATTPQLSPDSAEKEHLLPTSPQRDDVVGGGEEEQDDEQLPHTDPPWIHAKDTAMLDLDDLVTTTAPPSIATNPFNPDILHVDFFDLSSRGRSLDLAPASPSSLAHELQGGDPTSWAMPDSYDYLTPYEDGMSPTADEYTYSTTTDTYEDPRLSAGFPARSKPQVPQPGFFVPGAGRPGVGAPVPNNPVEGALPVDGSDGVGGCREGYQMVNGSCRSPCDMLPNYCFNGGQCYLLEGMGVFCRCNVQDYIWHKGARCESVVTEFQVMCLAVGASALVVLLLFMIVVCFAKKLHVLKTENKKLRKRSSKYRPSSEQHNDNFSLSTIAEGSHPNVRKLCDTPPNVPHARALAYYDNIICQDDPNSQNKLEDPVKAPPKEDDSLNIHNSLTPKHENHKVLGEENSSEVNSLQNNMM; the protein is encoded by the exons ATGCAGGGGAAGGAGGCGAGCTTTTGCACGGGATCCTGGAGACTGCTGTCGTGCGTCCTGGCTCTGCACTTGATCCCACCGTCTGTCAGCG gaaaTGTGGTGCCATTCAATGTCACTGACCTGGACAGCATGACCAATACCTCCCTGTTTAGCGATGAGGAGGGACCTGTCAAGGTCAACGAGGTCACCGCTGCAGCCGCTGAGATGAGCACCTCAGTCAGTCCCGACACGTTGGATCCCGTGACCCCGAGGGCGACCCACAGCCCCCACACTGGcgaagaggaggagcagagcagcGGCATGTTTGTTGAAACGGTGGCCCCTGTGGTGGAGGAAGTCAGCGTGGCCACTACACCTCAGCTCAGCCCCGATTCGGCTGAGAAGGAGCACCTGCTGCCCACTAGCCCACAAAGAGACGATGttgtggggggtggggaggaAGAGCAGGACGATGAGCAGCTGCCCCACACTGACCCACCTTGGATCCACGCTAAGGACACGGCCATGTTAGACCTTGATGACCTTGTCACCACCACTGCTCCACCCTCGATCGCAACTAACCCCTTCAACCCTGACATTCTCCATGTGGACTTCTTTGATCTCTCGTCTCGTGGACGCAGCCTGGACCTAGCCCCAGCCTCTCCTTCATCACTGGCCCACGAGCTGCAGGGTGGTGACCCGACATCGTGGGCGATGCCGGACAGCTACGACTACCTCACCCCTTATGAGGACGGCATGTCTCCCACCGCTGATGAGTATACCTACAGCACCACCACTGACACCTACGAAGACCCCAGGCTGTCTGCTGGGTTTCCAGCTCGCTCCAAGCCACAGGTCCCACAACCTGGCTTCTTTGTCCCTGGAGCAGGCCGTCCTGGTGTTGGAGCGCCGGTACCAAACAACCCTGTGGAGGGAGCCTTACCAGTGGACGGGTCGGATGGGGTTGGTGGATGCCGTGAGGGCTACCAGATGGTGAATGGAAGTTGCCGTTCGCCCTGCGACATGCTGCCCAACTACTGCTTCAATGGGGGACAGTGTTACCTGCTGGAGGGAATGGGCGTTTTCTGCAG aTGTAACGTCCAGgattacatctggcacaaggGTGCTCGCTGCGAGTCGGTGGTGACTGAGTTCCAGGTGATGTGTCTGGCCGTGGGTGCCTCGGCTCTGGTGGTCCTGCTGCTCTTCATGATCGTCGTCTGCTTTGCCAAGAAGCTCCACGTGCTAAAGACAGAGAACAAGAAGCTGCGCAAACGCAG CAGTAAGTACCGGCCTTCATCGGAGCAGCACAATGATAATTTCTCCCTGTCCACCATCGCTGAGGGCTCCCACCCAAATGTAAGGAAACTGTGCGACACCCCTCCTAACGTCCCTCATGCCCGTGCATTGGCTTACTATGATAACATTATCTGTCAG GATGATCCTAATTCCCAGAACAAGCTGGAGGACCCGGTCAAGGCCCCGCCCAAAGAGGATGACTCCCTCAACATCCACAACTCTCTGACCCCCAAACACGAGAACCATAAGG
- the cspg5a gene encoding chondroitin sulfate proteoglycan 5 isoform X12: MQGKEASFCTGSWRLLSCVLALHLIPPSVSGNVVPFNVTDLDSMTNTSLFSDEEGPVKVNEVTAAAAEMSTSVSPDTLDPVTPRATHSPHTGEEEEQSSGMFVETVAPVVEEVSVATTPQLSPDSAEKEHLLPTSPQRDDVVGGGEEEQDDEQLPHTDPPWIHAKDTAMLDLDDLVTTTAPPSIATNPFNPDILHVDFFDLSSRGRSLDLAPASPSSLAHELQGGDPTSWAMPDSYDYLTPYEDGMSPTADEYTYSTTTDTYEDPRLSAGFPARSKPQVPQPGFFVPGAGRPGVGAPVPNNPVEGALPVDGSDGVGGCREGYQMVNGSCRSPCDMLPNYCFNGGQCYLLEGMGVFCRCNVQDYIWHKGARCESVVTEFQVMCLAVGASALVVLLLFMIVVCFAKKLHVLKTENKKLRKRRMILIPRTSWRTRSRPRPKRMTPSTSTTL, from the exons ATGCAGGGGAAGGAGGCGAGCTTTTGCACGGGATCCTGGAGACTGCTGTCGTGCGTCCTGGCTCTGCACTTGATCCCACCGTCTGTCAGCG gaaaTGTGGTGCCATTCAATGTCACTGACCTGGACAGCATGACCAATACCTCCCTGTTTAGCGATGAGGAGGGACCTGTCAAGGTCAACGAGGTCACCGCTGCAGCCGCTGAGATGAGCACCTCAGTCAGTCCCGACACGTTGGATCCCGTGACCCCGAGGGCGACCCACAGCCCCCACACTGGcgaagaggaggagcagagcagcGGCATGTTTGTTGAAACGGTGGCCCCTGTGGTGGAGGAAGTCAGCGTGGCCACTACACCTCAGCTCAGCCCCGATTCGGCTGAGAAGGAGCACCTGCTGCCCACTAGCCCACAAAGAGACGATGttgtggggggtggggaggaAGAGCAGGACGATGAGCAGCTGCCCCACACTGACCCACCTTGGATCCACGCTAAGGACACGGCCATGTTAGACCTTGATGACCTTGTCACCACCACTGCTCCACCCTCGATCGCAACTAACCCCTTCAACCCTGACATTCTCCATGTGGACTTCTTTGATCTCTCGTCTCGTGGACGCAGCCTGGACCTAGCCCCAGCCTCTCCTTCATCACTGGCCCACGAGCTGCAGGGTGGTGACCCGACATCGTGGGCGATGCCGGACAGCTACGACTACCTCACCCCTTATGAGGACGGCATGTCTCCCACCGCTGATGAGTATACCTACAGCACCACCACTGACACCTACGAAGACCCCAGGCTGTCTGCTGGGTTTCCAGCTCGCTCCAAGCCACAGGTCCCACAACCTGGCTTCTTTGTCCCTGGAGCAGGCCGTCCTGGTGTTGGAGCGCCGGTACCAAACAACCCTGTGGAGGGAGCCTTACCAGTGGACGGGTCGGATGGGGTTGGTGGATGCCGTGAGGGCTACCAGATGGTGAATGGAAGTTGCCGTTCGCCCTGCGACATGCTGCCCAACTACTGCTTCAATGGGGGACAGTGTTACCTGCTGGAGGGAATGGGCGTTTTCTGCAG aTGTAACGTCCAGgattacatctggcacaaggGTGCTCGCTGCGAGTCGGTGGTGACTGAGTTCCAGGTGATGTGTCTGGCCGTGGGTGCCTCGGCTCTGGTGGTCCTGCTGCTCTTCATGATCGTCGTCTGCTTTGCCAAGAAGCTCCACGTGCTAAAGACAGAGAACAAGAAGCTGCGCAAACGCAG GATGATCCTAATTCCCAGAACAAGCTGGAGGACCCGGTCAAGGCCCCGCCCAAAGAGGATGACTCCCTCAACATCCACAACTCTCTGA
- the cspg5a gene encoding chondroitin sulfate proteoglycan 5 isoform X6: MQGKEASFCTGSWRLLSCVLALHLIPPSVSGNVVPFNVTDLDSMTNTSLFSDEEGPVKVNEVTAAAAEMSTSVSPDTLDPVTPRATHSPHTGEEEEQSSGMFVETVAPVVEEVSVATTPQLSPDSAEKEHLLPTSPQRDDVVGGGEEEQDDEQLPHTDPPWIHAKDTAMLDLDDLVTTTAPPSIATNPFNPDILHVDFFDLSSRGRSLDLAPASPSSLAHELQGGDPTSWAMPDSYDYLTPYEDGMSPTADEYTYSTTTDTYEDPRLSAGFPARSKPQVPQPGFFVPGAGRPGVGAPVPNNPVEGALPVDGSDGVGGCREGYQMVNGSCRSPCDMLPNYCFNGGQCYLLEGMGVFCRCNVQDYIWHKGARCESVVTEFQVMCLAVGASALVVLLLFMIVVCFAKKLHVLKTENKKLRKRSSKYRPSSEQHNDNFSLSTIAEGSHPNVRKLCDTPPNVPHARALAYYDNIICQKTMSRYTWECKTKEESDCEFHADGRTEGSYPVTMEVTYPHVLPEVTI; this comes from the exons ATGCAGGGGAAGGAGGCGAGCTTTTGCACGGGATCCTGGAGACTGCTGTCGTGCGTCCTGGCTCTGCACTTGATCCCACCGTCTGTCAGCG gaaaTGTGGTGCCATTCAATGTCACTGACCTGGACAGCATGACCAATACCTCCCTGTTTAGCGATGAGGAGGGACCTGTCAAGGTCAACGAGGTCACCGCTGCAGCCGCTGAGATGAGCACCTCAGTCAGTCCCGACACGTTGGATCCCGTGACCCCGAGGGCGACCCACAGCCCCCACACTGGcgaagaggaggagcagagcagcGGCATGTTTGTTGAAACGGTGGCCCCTGTGGTGGAGGAAGTCAGCGTGGCCACTACACCTCAGCTCAGCCCCGATTCGGCTGAGAAGGAGCACCTGCTGCCCACTAGCCCACAAAGAGACGATGttgtggggggtggggaggaAGAGCAGGACGATGAGCAGCTGCCCCACACTGACCCACCTTGGATCCACGCTAAGGACACGGCCATGTTAGACCTTGATGACCTTGTCACCACCACTGCTCCACCCTCGATCGCAACTAACCCCTTCAACCCTGACATTCTCCATGTGGACTTCTTTGATCTCTCGTCTCGTGGACGCAGCCTGGACCTAGCCCCAGCCTCTCCTTCATCACTGGCCCACGAGCTGCAGGGTGGTGACCCGACATCGTGGGCGATGCCGGACAGCTACGACTACCTCACCCCTTATGAGGACGGCATGTCTCCCACCGCTGATGAGTATACCTACAGCACCACCACTGACACCTACGAAGACCCCAGGCTGTCTGCTGGGTTTCCAGCTCGCTCCAAGCCACAGGTCCCACAACCTGGCTTCTTTGTCCCTGGAGCAGGCCGTCCTGGTGTTGGAGCGCCGGTACCAAACAACCCTGTGGAGGGAGCCTTACCAGTGGACGGGTCGGATGGGGTTGGTGGATGCCGTGAGGGCTACCAGATGGTGAATGGAAGTTGCCGTTCGCCCTGCGACATGCTGCCCAACTACTGCTTCAATGGGGGACAGTGTTACCTGCTGGAGGGAATGGGCGTTTTCTGCAG aTGTAACGTCCAGgattacatctggcacaaggGTGCTCGCTGCGAGTCGGTGGTGACTGAGTTCCAGGTGATGTGTCTGGCCGTGGGTGCCTCGGCTCTGGTGGTCCTGCTGCTCTTCATGATCGTCGTCTGCTTTGCCAAGAAGCTCCACGTGCTAAAGACAGAGAACAAGAAGCTGCGCAAACGCAG CAGTAAGTACCGGCCTTCATCGGAGCAGCACAATGATAATTTCTCCCTGTCCACCATCGCTGAGGGCTCCCACCCAAATGTAAGGAAACTGTGCGACACCCCTCCTAACGTCCCTCATGCCCGTGCATTGGCTTACTATGATAACATTATCTGTCAG AAAACCATGAGCAGATACACCTGGGAGTGTAAGACCAAAGAGGAGTCCGACTGTGAG tttCACGCTGACGGGAGGACAGAGGGCTCCTATCCCGTAACCATGGAAGTGACATATCCACACGTCCTGCCTGAAGTTACTATCTAG
- the cspg5a gene encoding chondroitin sulfate proteoglycan 5 isoform X11 yields MQGKEASFCTGSWRLLSCVLALHLIPPSVSGNVVPFNVTDLDSMTNTSLFSDEEGPVKVNEVTAAAAEMSTSVSPDTLDPVTPRATHSPHTGEEEEQSSGMFVETVAPVVEEVSVATTPQLSPDSAEKEHLLPTSPQRDDVVGGGEEEQDDEQLPHTDPPWIHAKDTAMLDLDDLVTTTAPPSIATNPFNPDILHVDFFDLSSRGRSLDLAPASPSSLAHELQGGDPTSWAMPDSYDYLTPYEDGMSPTADEYTYSTTTDTYEDPRLSAGFPARSKPQVPQPGFFVPGAGRPGVGAPVPNNPVEGALPVDGSDGVGGCREGYQMVNGSCRSPCDMLPNYCFNGGQCYLLEGMGVFCRCNVQDYIWHKGARCESVVTEFQVMCLAVGASALVVLLLFMIVVCFAKKLHVLKTENKKLRKRSSKYRPSSEQHNDNFSLSTIAEGSHPNKTMSRYTWECKTKEESDCEFHADGRTEGSYPVTMEVTYPHVLPEVTI; encoded by the exons ATGCAGGGGAAGGAGGCGAGCTTTTGCACGGGATCCTGGAGACTGCTGTCGTGCGTCCTGGCTCTGCACTTGATCCCACCGTCTGTCAGCG gaaaTGTGGTGCCATTCAATGTCACTGACCTGGACAGCATGACCAATACCTCCCTGTTTAGCGATGAGGAGGGACCTGTCAAGGTCAACGAGGTCACCGCTGCAGCCGCTGAGATGAGCACCTCAGTCAGTCCCGACACGTTGGATCCCGTGACCCCGAGGGCGACCCACAGCCCCCACACTGGcgaagaggaggagcagagcagcGGCATGTTTGTTGAAACGGTGGCCCCTGTGGTGGAGGAAGTCAGCGTGGCCACTACACCTCAGCTCAGCCCCGATTCGGCTGAGAAGGAGCACCTGCTGCCCACTAGCCCACAAAGAGACGATGttgtggggggtggggaggaAGAGCAGGACGATGAGCAGCTGCCCCACACTGACCCACCTTGGATCCACGCTAAGGACACGGCCATGTTAGACCTTGATGACCTTGTCACCACCACTGCTCCACCCTCGATCGCAACTAACCCCTTCAACCCTGACATTCTCCATGTGGACTTCTTTGATCTCTCGTCTCGTGGACGCAGCCTGGACCTAGCCCCAGCCTCTCCTTCATCACTGGCCCACGAGCTGCAGGGTGGTGACCCGACATCGTGGGCGATGCCGGACAGCTACGACTACCTCACCCCTTATGAGGACGGCATGTCTCCCACCGCTGATGAGTATACCTACAGCACCACCACTGACACCTACGAAGACCCCAGGCTGTCTGCTGGGTTTCCAGCTCGCTCCAAGCCACAGGTCCCACAACCTGGCTTCTTTGTCCCTGGAGCAGGCCGTCCTGGTGTTGGAGCGCCGGTACCAAACAACCCTGTGGAGGGAGCCTTACCAGTGGACGGGTCGGATGGGGTTGGTGGATGCCGTGAGGGCTACCAGATGGTGAATGGAAGTTGCCGTTCGCCCTGCGACATGCTGCCCAACTACTGCTTCAATGGGGGACAGTGTTACCTGCTGGAGGGAATGGGCGTTTTCTGCAG aTGTAACGTCCAGgattacatctggcacaaggGTGCTCGCTGCGAGTCGGTGGTGACTGAGTTCCAGGTGATGTGTCTGGCCGTGGGTGCCTCGGCTCTGGTGGTCCTGCTGCTCTTCATGATCGTCGTCTGCTTTGCCAAGAAGCTCCACGTGCTAAAGACAGAGAACAAGAAGCTGCGCAAACGCAG CAGTAAGTACCGGCCTTCATCGGAGCAGCACAATGATAATTTCTCCCTGTCCACCATCGCTGAGGGCTCCCACCCAAAT AAAACCATGAGCAGATACACCTGGGAGTGTAAGACCAAAGAGGAGTCCGACTGTGAG tttCACGCTGACGGGAGGACAGAGGGCTCCTATCCCGTAACCATGGAAGTGACATATCCACACGTCCTGCCTGAAGTTACTATCTAG
- the cspg5a gene encoding chondroitin sulfate proteoglycan 5 isoform X10 codes for MQGKEASFCTGSWRLLSCVLALHLIPPSVSGNVVPFNVTDLDSMTNTSLFSDEEGPVKVNEVTAAAAEMSTSVSPDTLDPVTPRATHSPHTGEEEEQSSGMFVETVAPVVEEVSVATTPQLSPDSAEKEHLLPTSPQRDDVVGGGEEEQDDEQLPHTDPPWIHAKDTAMLDLDDLVTTTAPPSIATNPFNPDILHVDFFDLSSRGRSLDLAPASPSSLAHELQGGDPTSWAMPDSYDYLTPYEDGMSPTADEYTYSTTTDTYEDPRLSAGFPARSKPQVPQPGFFVPGAGRPGVGAPVPNNPVEGALPVDGSDGVGGCREGYQMVNGSCRSPCDMLPNYCFNGGQCYLLEGMGVFCRCNVQDYIWHKGARCESVVTEFQVMCLAVGASALVVLLLFMIVVCFAKKLHVLKTENKKLRKRSKYRPSSEQHNDNFSLSTIAEGSHPNDDPNSQNKLEDPVKAPPKEDDSLNIHNSLTPKHENHKVLGEENSSEVNSLQNNMM; via the exons ATGCAGGGGAAGGAGGCGAGCTTTTGCACGGGATCCTGGAGACTGCTGTCGTGCGTCCTGGCTCTGCACTTGATCCCACCGTCTGTCAGCG gaaaTGTGGTGCCATTCAATGTCACTGACCTGGACAGCATGACCAATACCTCCCTGTTTAGCGATGAGGAGGGACCTGTCAAGGTCAACGAGGTCACCGCTGCAGCCGCTGAGATGAGCACCTCAGTCAGTCCCGACACGTTGGATCCCGTGACCCCGAGGGCGACCCACAGCCCCCACACTGGcgaagaggaggagcagagcagcGGCATGTTTGTTGAAACGGTGGCCCCTGTGGTGGAGGAAGTCAGCGTGGCCACTACACCTCAGCTCAGCCCCGATTCGGCTGAGAAGGAGCACCTGCTGCCCACTAGCCCACAAAGAGACGATGttgtggggggtggggaggaAGAGCAGGACGATGAGCAGCTGCCCCACACTGACCCACCTTGGATCCACGCTAAGGACACGGCCATGTTAGACCTTGATGACCTTGTCACCACCACTGCTCCACCCTCGATCGCAACTAACCCCTTCAACCCTGACATTCTCCATGTGGACTTCTTTGATCTCTCGTCTCGTGGACGCAGCCTGGACCTAGCCCCAGCCTCTCCTTCATCACTGGCCCACGAGCTGCAGGGTGGTGACCCGACATCGTGGGCGATGCCGGACAGCTACGACTACCTCACCCCTTATGAGGACGGCATGTCTCCCACCGCTGATGAGTATACCTACAGCACCACCACTGACACCTACGAAGACCCCAGGCTGTCTGCTGGGTTTCCAGCTCGCTCCAAGCCACAGGTCCCACAACCTGGCTTCTTTGTCCCTGGAGCAGGCCGTCCTGGTGTTGGAGCGCCGGTACCAAACAACCCTGTGGAGGGAGCCTTACCAGTGGACGGGTCGGATGGGGTTGGTGGATGCCGTGAGGGCTACCAGATGGTGAATGGAAGTTGCCGTTCGCCCTGCGACATGCTGCCCAACTACTGCTTCAATGGGGGACAGTGTTACCTGCTGGAGGGAATGGGCGTTTTCTGCAG aTGTAACGTCCAGgattacatctggcacaaggGTGCTCGCTGCGAGTCGGTGGTGACTGAGTTCCAGGTGATGTGTCTGGCCGTGGGTGCCTCGGCTCTGGTGGTCCTGCTGCTCTTCATGATCGTCGTCTGCTTTGCCAAGAAGCTCCACGTGCTAAAGACAGAGAACAAGAAGCTGCGCAAACGCAG TAAGTACCGGCCTTCATCGGAGCAGCACAATGATAATTTCTCCCTGTCCACCATCGCTGAGGGCTCCCACCCAAAT GATGATCCTAATTCCCAGAACAAGCTGGAGGACCCGGTCAAGGCCCCGCCCAAAGAGGATGACTCCCTCAACATCCACAACTCTCTGACCCCCAAACACGAGAACCATAAGG